The Streptomyces laurentii genome contains a region encoding:
- a CDS encoding glycerol 1-phosphate dehydrogenase (Glycerol dehydrogenase and related enzymes [Energy production and conversion]; COG0371;~Glycerol-1-phosphate dehydrogenase-like; cd08174;~glycerol 1-phosphate dehydrogenase [Streptomyces hygroscopicus subsp. jinggangensis TL01];~identified by MetaGeneAnnotator; putative;~metal binding site [ion binding]), which produces MPVLTRLIPSPVVVDIRGGALDDLSALLADQRISSNGRIAVAISSGSGLKLRDRFAPELPSADWYPVSGGTIDAAVKLADAMRGKRYDAVVALGGGKIIDVTKYAAARVGLPLVAIATNLSHDGICSPISTLDNDNGRGSYGVPTPIALVIDLDVIRDAPARFVRSGIGDAISNLSAIADWELSHRETGEKVDGLAAAMARSAGEAVLRHPGGVGEDDFLVTLSEGLVMSGIAMSISGDSRPSSGACHEISHAFDLLYPTRAASHGEQCGLGAAFAMHLRGARDESAKMVATLRRHGLPVVAEEMGFTVDEFVRAVEFAPQTRPGRYTILEHLDLSADEIRDAYADYAQTIGS; this is translated from the coding sequence GTGCCAGTACTGACCCGGCTCATTCCGTCGCCGGTCGTCGTCGACATCCGCGGAGGGGCGCTGGACGACCTGTCCGCGCTCCTCGCGGACCAGCGGATCTCCAGCAACGGGCGGATCGCGGTCGCCATCAGCAGCGGCTCCGGCCTGAAGCTGCGTGACCGCTTCGCCCCCGAGCTGCCGAGCGCCGACTGGTACCCGGTCTCCGGCGGCACCATCGACGCGGCCGTCAAGCTCGCCGACGCCATGCGCGGCAAGCGGTACGACGCGGTCGTGGCGCTCGGCGGCGGCAAGATCATCGACGTGACCAAGTACGCGGCGGCCCGGGTCGGACTGCCGCTGGTGGCCATCGCGACCAACCTGTCGCACGACGGGATCTGCTCGCCGATCTCCACGCTGGACAACGACAACGGGCGCGGCTCCTACGGGGTGCCCACCCCGATCGCGCTGGTCATCGACCTCGACGTGATCCGGGACGCCCCGGCGCGCTTCGTCCGCTCCGGCATCGGTGACGCCATCTCCAACCTCTCCGCCATCGCGGACTGGGAGCTGTCCCACCGCGAGACCGGCGAGAAGGTCGACGGTCTGGCCGCCGCCATGGCCCGCAGCGCGGGCGAGGCGGTGCTCCGGCACCCCGGCGGCGTCGGCGAGGACGACTTCCTCGTCACCCTCTCCGAGGGCCTGGTGATGTCCGGCATCGCCATGTCGATCAGTGGCGACAGCCGCCCCTCCTCGGGCGCCTGCCACGAGATCAGCCACGCCTTCGACCTGCTGTACCCGACGCGTGCCGCCAGCCACGGCGAGCAGTGCGGCCTCGGTGCCGCCTTCGCCATGCACCTGCGCGGGGCCCGCGACGAGTCCGCGAAGATGGTCGCCACCCTGCGCCGGCACGGCCTGCCCGTGGTCGCGGAGGAGATGGGCTTCACCGTGGACGAGTTCGTCCGCGCCGTGGAGTTCGCCCCGCAGACCCGCCCCGGGCGCTACACCATCCTCGAACACCTCGACCTGTCCGCCGACGAGATCAGGGACGCATACGCCGACTATGCACAAACCATCGGTAGCTGA
- a CDS encoding nucleotide sugar-1-phosphate transferase (Nucleoside-diphosphate-sugar pyrophosphorylase involved in lipopolysaccharide biosynthesis/translation initiation factor 2B, gamma/epsilon subunits (eIF-2Bgamma/eIF-2Bepsilon) [Cell envelope biogenesis, outer membrane / Translation, ribosomal structure...; COG1208;~Phosphocholine cytidylyltransferases catalyze the synthesis of CDP-choline; cd02523;~identified by MetaGeneAnnotator; putative;~nucleotide sugar-1-phosphate transferase [Streptomyces hygroscopicus subsp. jinggangensis TL01]) yields MIGLVLAAGAGRRLRPYTDTLPKALVPVDPAGDGSLTVLDLTLKNFAEVGLEEVAIVVGYRKEAVYARKEQLESKYGLKLTLVDNDKAEEWNNAYSLWCAREVLKQGVILANGDTVHPVSVEKTLLAARGEGRKIILALDTVKNLADEEMKVVTADGKGVQKITKLMDPADATGEYIGVTLIEAEAAEELADALKTTFERDPDLYYEDGYQELVNRGFTVDVAPIGDVKWVEIDNHDDLAKGRDIACQY; encoded by the coding sequence ATGATTGGCCTCGTACTGGCAGCCGGTGCCGGACGGCGTCTGCGCCCCTACACCGACACCCTTCCGAAGGCCCTCGTGCCCGTGGACCCGGCCGGCGACGGCTCGCTGACGGTCCTCGACCTCACGCTGAAGAACTTCGCCGAGGTCGGCCTCGAAGAGGTCGCGATCGTCGTCGGCTACCGCAAGGAGGCCGTGTACGCGCGCAAGGAGCAGCTGGAGTCGAAGTACGGCCTCAAGCTGACCCTCGTCGACAACGACAAGGCCGAGGAGTGGAACAACGCCTACTCCCTGTGGTGCGCCCGTGAGGTCCTGAAGCAGGGCGTCATCCTCGCCAACGGCGACACCGTGCACCCGGTCTCCGTCGAGAAGACCCTGCTCGCCGCGCGCGGCGAGGGCCGGAAGATCATCCTCGCCCTCGACACGGTGAAGAACCTCGCCGACGAGGAGATGAAGGTCGTCACCGCCGACGGCAAGGGCGTCCAGAAGATCACCAAGCTGATGGACCCGGCCGACGCGACCGGCGAGTACATCGGTGTCACCCTCATCGAGGCCGAGGCCGCCGAGGAGCTGGCCGACGCCCTGAAGACCACCTTCGAGCGCGACCCCGACCTGTACTACGAGGACGGCTACCAGGAGCTGGTCAACCGCGGCTTCACCGTCGACGTGGCCCCCATCGGCGACGTCAAGTGGGTCGAGATCGACAACCACGACGACCTCGCGAAGGGCCGGGACATCGCGTGCCAGTACTGA